In Rosa chinensis cultivar Old Blush chromosome 1, RchiOBHm-V2, whole genome shotgun sequence, a genomic segment contains:
- the LOC112198229 gene encoding receptor-like protein EIX2 has translation MEEERRALLSFKQDLSDPSGKLSSWAGHECCQWTGISCNNRTGHVATVDLRNTYPYTTVDDQWNTAEYLLSCLGGKLINPSLLGLKHLSYLDLSSNDFQGTHIPKFIGELTSLKFLKFSSIRPLNSVVGEIPSSLGNLSNLNYLDLGSSYYLSSKNLNWLSHLSSLKYPNLGGVNLSSTGVSWLHEVNMLPSLLELHLSSCYIGGNQLPLSMPTINFTSLLVLDMSFNFINFSYPKWMFNLTSLTKVDLSGNSFSGPFLDEFVRLKSLEHLDLQNVGLKGQFPKFSENLCRLKSLSLAWNQIDGEIEEFLSGFSNCSFNRMESLDLHVCGLVGKLPSSLGMLRSMQHLDLSSNSFWGSIPEFIISNLSSSLKTLDLSGNIFNGSIPQSLGKLSQLVSLDLSYNSWEGNLTEAHFINLNKLESFAVGTVQPVPIIFNLIDYEWIPPFKLYHIEMHNCRVGPGFPVWLQSQTELVWVSLKNAGLSGPIPEEWLFKISPQIHWLDLSYNQISGKLPFRFNSFPNQESIVLSHNQFDGTIPSSICSVQSLYELALNNNQLSGEFPKEWSLWSDIDTVDVSNNNMSGNIPSSMGIPSSLYILKIDNNQFSGEIPSALQNCSGLQRLYLGGNKFTGSIPSWIGSKVSTFKVLQLQSNSLSGHIPHHLCSLPFLQILDLSHNRFSGTIPNCLNKLTSLIDSSYGGWIYSGDFEVITVTVKGRASEYFSDNVRLLTIIDFSHNDLEGEIPEEISSLVQLATLNLSINQLSGNIPSKIGNLHLLETLDLSQNQLSGQIPQSLASLTFLSHLNLSCNKLTGRIPSGNQLQTLDDSSIYEGNPSLCGFPLSNCTEDGGNMHEPQHDQPHEADDEKLGLYTSAVLGFIIGFWSVCGTLILKKSWRYAYFQFFDHIKEKVALAIALKVARLKARQ, from the coding sequence TCCGTAATACATATCCATACACCACTGTTGATGATCAGTGGAACACCGCGGAGTATCTTCTATCTTGTTTGGGGGGTAAGTTAATTAatccttctttgcttggcttgaaaCATTTGAGTTACTTAGACTTGAGCTCGAATGATTTTCAAGGGACTCACATTCCCAAGTTTATTGGGGAGCTTACAAGTctgaaatttctcaaattttcaaGTATCCGGCCTTTGAATTCAGTTGTGGGAGAGATTCCTTCTTCTCTCGGTAACCTCTCAAACTTGAACTATCTTGACCTCGGTTCTAGTTATTATCTTTCTTCCAAAAACTTGAATTGGCTTTCTCATCTCTCTTCCCTAAAATACCCCAATCTTGGAGGTGTGAACCTTAGCAGCACAGGAGTTAGTTGGCTACATGAGGTTAACATGCTTCCTTCACTCTTAGAGTTGCATTTGTCTAGTTGCTACATTGGTGGAAACCAGCTTCCACTCTCCATGCCTACAATTAACTTCACATCACTTTTGGTCCTTGATATGTcatttaattttattaatttttcataTCCTAAATGGATGTTTAATCTTACTAGCCTTACAAAAGTTGATCTAAGTGGGAATTCTTTCAGTGGCCCCTTTCTTGATGAATTTGTAAGACTCAAATCTCTAGAACACCTTGACTTACAAAATGTAGGACTCAAAGGTCAATTTCCCAAATTTAGTGAAAATTTGTGCAGGCTCAAGTCATTAAGTCTTGCATGGAATCAAATTGATGGGGAGATTGAAGAGTTTTTGAGTGGTTTCTCAAATTGTTCATTTAATAGAATGGAGTCACTAGATTTGCATGTCTGTGGGCTGGTAGGCAAATTGCCTAGTTCATTGGGAATGCTGAGAAGCATGCAGCATCTCGATCTCAGCTCGAACTCTTTCTGGGGATCCATTCCAGAATTTATTATCAGTAATTTATCATCATCCCTGAAGACACTTGATCTCAGTGGTAATATTTTCAATGGTTCCATTCCTCAAAGTTTGGGAAAACTTTCTCAGCTAGTGAGCCTTGATCTATCTTATAATTCATGGGAAGGCAATTTAACCGAAGCCCATTTCATAAATCTCAATAAATTAGAGTCTTTTGCAGTTGGCACAGTCCAACCTGTGCccatcattttcaatttgattgattatgAATGGATTCCTCCTTTCAAGCTCTACCACATTGAAATGCACAACTGCCGAGTAGGCCCCGGCTTCCCTGTATGGCTTCAATCTCAAACTGAGCTCGTGTGGGTCTCACTTAAGAATGCTGGACTCTCGGGTCCAATACCAGAGGAATGGCTCTTTAAGATATCTCCCCAAATCCACTGGTTGGATTTATCTTACAATCAAATAAGCGGAAAGCTTCCGTTCCGATTCAACTCTTTTCCGAATCAGGAGTCCATAGTTCTGAGCCATAATCAATTTGATGGCACTATTCCATCATCTATTTGTAGCGTTCAATCTCTATATGAACTTGCTCTGAATAACAATCAGTTATCCGGAGAATTCCCTAAAGAATGGAGTTTGTGGAGCGACATAGACACTGTGGATGTCTCAAACAACAATATGTCGGGTAATATTCCAAGCTCAATGGGCATTCCAAGTTCTCTTTATATACTGAAAATAGACAACAATCAATTTAGCGGAGAAATTCCTTCTGCCTTGCAAAATTGCTCTGGTTTGCAGAGACTTTATCTTGGAGGCAACAAATTTACTGGAAGCATACCTTCTTGGATAGGATCAAAAGTATCCACATTCAAAGTGCTGCAATTGCAATCAAACTCTTTAAGTGGACATATTCCTCATCATTTGTGCAGTCTTCCTTTCCTTCAGATCCTAGACCTTAGTCACAATAGATTTTCAGGGACTATTCCCAACTGTTTGAATAAATTGACTTCTTTAATCGATAGTAGTTATGGGGGCTGGATCTACTCTGGTGATTTTGAGGTAATAACTGTGACTGTAAAAGGAAGAGCAAGTGAATACTTCTCTGACAATGTGAGGCTTCTAACCATTATTGATTTTTCGCATAATGATTTAGAAGGTGAAATTCCTGAAGAAATCAGCAGTCTCGTTCAATTAGCTACATTAAACTTGTCCATCAATCAATTAAGTGGAAATATCCCCTCAAAAATTGGAAACTTGCACTTGCTTGAAACACTTGACCTCTCCCAGAACCAGCTTTCAGGACAGATTCCACAAAGTCTCGCTTCTCTGACCTTCTTATCTCACTTGAACTTGTCTTGCAACAAGTTGACCGGAAGAATTCCTTCGGGCAACCAACTTCAGACGCTCGATGATTCATCTATTTATGAGGGCAATCCTTCACTCTGTGGATTTCCTCTTTCAAATTGCACAGAAGATGGAGGCAACATGCATGAGCCTCAGCATGATCAGCCTCATGAAGCTGATGATGAAAAGCTTGGTTTATATACCAGCGCGGTGCTTGGCTTTATCATAGGCTTTTGGAGTGTTTGTGGCACATTGATATTGAAGAAGTCATGGAGGTAtgcttattttcaattttttgaccACATCAAAGAGAAAGTAGCACTAGCAATTGCATTGAAAGTAGCTCGTTTGAAAGCAAGGCAGTGA